From a region of the bacterium genome:
- the rseP gene encoding RIP metalloprotease RseP codes for MIISIIAVIFLFSVIIFVHEGGHFLFAKSAGVKIETFSLGFGPKLFSWKRGETLYQICLIPFGGYVKMAGEEYLDKGEFEKWEYMGKPPGVRSRILVGGSLNNLILGFLLLIPSFMLGLPGYDGTKIGGFVENMPAEKVGLKVGDEIVEINGKKCKEWFDVLTVIKKEAKKNPEKEIELKVKRDNKILQFKIKPVSYTEDTLTGEKEKVYVIGILPKEIEEKYPFQQAVIRAGKEFYKMSYSVFLAFKMLIKKEVSTKLLSGPVGIAQWSAEIVHYGISKYIYFIAFISINLGIINLFPIPLFDGGHLVGLFFEKITGFRAKRRFLEIVQYVGVILLITLALYVTYNDILRVISSLIKK; via the coding sequence ATGATTATCTCAATAATAGCAGTCATTTTTTTATTTTCAGTTATAATTTTTGTTCACGAAGGTGGACATTTCTTATTTGCAAAAAGTGCAGGAGTAAAAATTGAAACATTTTCACTTGGTTTTGGTCCAAAACTTTTCTCATGGAAAAGGGGAGAGACCCTTTATCAGATATGCCTGATTCCCTTTGGTGGATATGTTAAAATGGCAGGAGAAGAATATTTAGATAAAGGAGAATTTGAAAAATGGGAATACATGGGAAAACCACCAGGAGTAAGAAGTAGAATTTTAGTGGGAGGTTCTTTAAATAATTTAATTCTTGGTTTTTTACTTCTTATACCATCTTTTATGCTTGGCTTACCTGGTTATGATGGAACTAAAATAGGTGGATTTGTTGAAAATATGCCAGCAGAAAAAGTGGGACTGAAAGTTGGAGATGAAATAGTTGAAATTAATGGGAAAAAATGTAAGGAATGGTTTGATGTTTTAACAGTTATAAAAAAAGAAGCAAAAAAAAACCCGGAAAAAGAAATTGAATTAAAAGTAAAAAGAGACAACAAAATATTACAATTTAAAATTAAACCAGTATCTTACACAGAAGATACGCTTACTGGAGAAAAAGAAAAAGTATATGTTATAGGGATATTACCAAAAGAAATAGAAGAAAAATATCCTTTTCAGCAGGCAGTGATAAGAGCAGGAAAAGAATTTTATAAAATGTCTTATAGTGTTTTTCTTGCTTTTAAGATGTTAATTAAAAAAGAAGTTTCAACGAAGCTTTTATCAGGACCAGTTGGTATAGCACAATGGTCAGCAGAAATTGTTCACTATGGAATTTCAAAATATATTTATTTTATTGCTTTTATAAGTATAAACCTGGGAATTATAAATCTTTTTCCAATTCCCCTTTTTGATGGTGGGCATCTTGTTGGTCTTTTTTTTGAAAAAATTACTGGGTTTAGAGCAAAAAGAAGATTTCTTGAAATTGTCCAGTATGTAGGAGTAATTCTTTTAATAACTCTTGCTTTATATGTTACATACAATGATATTTTAAGAGTTATCAGTTCTCTAATTAAAAAATGA
- a CDS encoding NAD(P)H-dependent oxidoreductase: MSKVVIIYSSKTGNTKKMAESIYDGVKEIIQNVELKSITDIKVDDLLTADGIIVGSPTYFGLVCSEIKKFFDESVVHFGKLEGKVGGAFASSANIAGGNETTILGLLQMMLVHGMVIQGNISSGHYGPVSVGFPDKNVLNECRAYGKKIGKLVKKLFDK; encoded by the coding sequence ATGAGCAAAGTAGTTATTATTTATTCTTCTAAAACAGGTAATACAAAAAAAATGGCAGAAAGTATTTATGATGGAGTAAAAGAAATAATACAAAATGTTGAATTAAAATCAATAACAGATATAAAAGTTGATGACCTGCTTACTGCTGATGGAATAATTGTTGGTTCTCCTACATATTTTGGGCTTGTGTGTTCAGAAATAAAAAAGTTCTTTGATGAAAGTGTAGTGCATTTTGGAAAACTTGAAGGTAAAGTTGGCGGTGCTTTTGCCTCTTCTGCAAATATTGCTGGTGGAAATGAAACAACAATTTTAGGACTTTTGCAAATGATGTTAGTTCACGGAATGGTTATTCAAGGAAATATTTCATCAGGTCATTATGGACCTGTATCAGTTGGTTTTCCAGATAAAAATGTTTTAAATGAATGCAGGGCTTATGGGAAAAAGATAGGAAAGTTAGTAAAGAAATTATTTGATAAATAA
- the ileS gene encoding isoleucine--tRNA ligase: protein MDYSKTVYLPRTDFPMKANLSEREPHFLKIWEEKEIYKKIIKKNENGEKYILHDGPPYANGHIHLGTALNKILKDIVIKYKSLKGYYSPYKPGWDCHGMPIEHQIFTQLKLKKNQVDKIDFRKKAGVFAKQFVNIQREEFKRLGVLGEWEEPYLTLDKEYEGDIIKTFGQLSLSGYIYQTYKPIFWCINCETALAEAEIEYYDIKSPSIYVKFKVIQDNKNNFRDNTYFLIWTTTPWTLPSNTGIALSPTLNYAIVQTEKEDLIIGEKFVSQLLEKKGIKGNIKKVVKGTDLEGVLYEGPIIKRKSKVIMASFVSDQEGTGCVHIAPGHGEEDYNAGIKNGLEILSPVDEKGTFTDEVKEFAGKVVFDADKLIIAKLQKEGNLFLEEEIVHSYPHCWRCKKPVIYRSTKQWFLKVDHKNLRELLKKEIEKVNWFPPEGKNRIYSMVELRPDWCLSRQRIWGVPIPVFYCKNCKKPIITEETIKEIEQQIRENGSDIWFEKEEKQLLPENFLCPYCGGNEFEKEKDILDVWFDSGVSNISVLKEKYGLKWPADLYLEGSDQHRGWFQTSLIVSCGTKGKAPYKDVVTHGFVVDAEGKKMSKSIGNVITPDQIIKKYGAEILRLWAVSENYQKDIRISEEIIKNLSKTYRNIRNTIRFLLGNLYDFEIEEKIEYDNLFEVDRWAINKLKEVVRKVDNYYNSFNFNKGFEEINNFCNISLSSFYLDYLKDRLYTYGKNSKERKTAQQVLLEILSSLLMIISPVLSFTSEEAYQFLKWKDKESIFLNTWPDLGEPDKKLLDRWEQFFQVRKDILKKIEEKREEKLIGSSLEVKVTIKTEKEQIEFLKSFQNIEKLLMVSQVNFIEGKEEIIVEKTDYKKCQRCWGYFPEVGRNTEFPDLCDKCIKVIKENVNRLESSE, encoded by the coding sequence ATGGATTATTCAAAAACAGTTTACTTACCAAGGACTGATTTCCCAATGAAAGCAAATTTAAGTGAAAGAGAACCACATTTTTTAAAAATATGGGAAGAAAAGGAAATTTACAAAAAAATAATTAAAAAAAATGAAAATGGAGAAAAATATATTCTTCATGATGGTCCTCCTTATGCAAATGGACATATTCATTTAGGGACTGCTTTAAATAAAATCTTGAAGGATATAGTAATAAAATATAAATCATTAAAAGGATATTATTCTCCATATAAACCTGGCTGGGATTGTCATGGTATGCCTATTGAACATCAAATTTTTACACAATTAAAATTAAAGAAAAATCAAGTAGATAAAATTGATTTTAGAAAAAAAGCAGGTGTTTTTGCAAAACAATTTGTAAATATCCAGAGAGAAGAATTTAAGCGACTTGGAGTTCTTGGTGAATGGGAAGAACCATATTTAACACTTGATAAGGAGTATGAAGGAGATATTATAAAAACATTTGGACAACTATCTCTTTCTGGTTATATTTATCAAACATATAAACCAATTTTCTGGTGTATAAATTGTGAAACAGCATTAGCAGAAGCAGAAATTGAATATTATGATATAAAATCACCTTCAATATATGTGAAGTTTAAGGTTATTCAGGATAATAAAAATAATTTCAGAGATAATACATATTTTCTTATCTGGACAACCACTCCATGGACTTTACCTTCAAATACAGGTATTGCTCTTTCACCTACACTTAATTATGCTATTGTCCAAACAGAAAAAGAGGACTTAATTATAGGAGAAAAGTTTGTTTCCCAATTACTTGAGAAAAAAGGCATTAAAGGGAATATTAAAAAAGTTGTTAAAGGGACTGATTTAGAAGGAGTTTTATATGAAGGACCTATTATAAAAAGAAAATCAAAAGTAATAATGGCTTCCTTTGTTTCAGACCAGGAAGGAACTGGCTGTGTTCATATTGCACCCGGGCATGGAGAAGAGGACTATAATGCAGGGATTAAAAATGGACTTGAAATTTTATCTCCTGTTGATGAAAAAGGAACTTTTACAGATGAGGTAAAGGAATTTGCTGGTAAAGTTGTTTTTGATGCAGATAAATTAATAATAGCAAAACTCCAGAAAGAAGGAAATTTATTTTTAGAAGAAGAGATTGTTCATTCTTATCCTCATTGCTGGAGATGTAAAAAGCCAGTAATTTATAGAAGCACAAAACAGTGGTTCCTTAAAGTGGACCACAAAAATTTAAGGGAATTGTTAAAAAAAGAAATTGAAAAAGTAAATTGGTTTCCTCCAGAAGGGAAAAACAGAATATATTCAATGGTTGAATTAAGGCCTGATTGGTGTTTATCAAGACAACGAATATGGGGAGTTCCAATTCCAGTTTTTTATTGTAAAAATTGTAAAAAACCAATTATCACAGAAGAGACAATAAAAGAAATTGAACAACAAATAAGAGAAAATGGTTCAGATATATGGTTTGAAAAAGAAGAAAAACAACTCTTACCGGAAAATTTCCTCTGTCCTTATTGTGGAGGTAATGAGTTTGAGAAAGAAAAAGATATTCTTGATGTATGGTTTGATTCAGGAGTAAGTAATATATCTGTCTTGAAAGAAAAATATGGACTTAAATGGCCAGCAGACCTTTATTTAGAAGGCAGTGACCAACATAGAGGATGGTTTCAGACATCTTTAATTGTCTCCTGTGGAACAAAAGGGAAAGCACCTTATAAAGATGTTGTTACACATGGATTTGTTGTTGATGCAGAAGGCAAAAAAATGAGTAAATCAATTGGAAATGTTATAACACCAGACCAGATAATTAAAAAATATGGAGCAGAGATATTAAGATTATGGGCAGTAAGTGAGAACTATCAAAAAGATATTAGAATATCAGAAGAAATTATAAAAAATCTTTCAAAAACATATAGAAATATAAGAAATACAATAAGATTTTTACTTGGTAATTTATATGATTTTGAAATTGAAGAGAAAATTGAGTATGACAATCTTTTTGAAGTTGATAGATGGGCAATCAACAAACTTAAAGAAGTTGTCAGAAAAGTTGATAATTATTACAATTCATTTAATTTCAATAAGGGATTTGAAGAAATAAATAACTTCTGTAATATCTCTCTTTCTTCTTTTTATCTTGACTATCTTAAAGACCGACTTTACACTTATGGTAAAAATTCAAAAGAGAGAAAAACAGCACAACAGGTTCTTTTAGAAATTCTCTCATCTCTTCTTATGATTATATCACCTGTTCTTTCATTTACATCAGAAGAAGCATATCAATTTTTAAAATGGAAAGACAAAGAGAGTATTTTCCTTAACACCTGGCCAGATTTAGGGGAACCGGATAAAAAATTGCTTGATAGATGGGAACAATTTTTTCAGGTAAGGAAAGATATTTTGAAAAAAATAGAAGAAAAAAGAGAAGAAAAATTGATAGGTAGCAGTTTAGAAGTTAAAGTTACAATAAAAACTGAAAAAGAACAAATTGAGTTTTTAAAAAGTTTCCAGAATATAGAAAAACTTTTAATGGTTTCTCAAGTTAATTTTATAGAAGGGAAAGAAGAAATAATTGTTGAAAAGACAGATTATAAAAAATGTCAGAGATGCTGGGGATATTTTCCAGAAGTAGGGAGAAATACTGAATTTCCTGACTTATGTGATAAGTGTATAAAAGTAATAAAAGAGAATGTTAACAGATTAGAAAGTAGTGAGTAG
- the trpE gene encoding anthranilate synthase component I: MKIYPDYNVFSYLSKKYNIIPICREIIGDIETPVSAFMKIKSGVYNFLLESAEQEERTGRYSFIGTGPELIIKGKNNEIEIYDNTTGESKKLYNNQPLKIIDEYLKKFKTPILPQLPPFTGGFIGFISYDFIRTIEKLPSLSYDDLKVPDFIFILSKDIIVFDHFKRRILLITNLSIEKENKSLKSLYDEGIEKLEKMKVKLEKPLYMVEPLKKKQITKEFKSNFSQKQFLESVKKIKKYIKNGDIIQCVPSQRWEKKLDTQPLNIYRSLRMINPSTYMFFLQMEDTNLIGSSPEILVRQEGTKAILRPIAGTRKRGKDEKEDKKLENQLINDEKEKAEHIMLVDLGRNDLGKVCIPGSVKVTDFMKIEKYSHVMHLVSNIEGIIKKGKSPIDLLISTFPAGTVTGAPKIRAMEIIEEIEPTRRGPYAGAVGYFSFQKNMDFCITIRTIVISKEKAYIQAGAGIVADSIPTREYYETINKSKGPMEAYEISGEI, encoded by the coding sequence ATGAAAATATATCCTGATTACAATGTTTTTTCATATCTAAGCAAAAAATATAATATAATTCCTATTTGTAGAGAAATAATTGGTGATATTGAAACACCTGTCTCTGCATTTATGAAAATAAAAAGTGGTGTTTATAATTTTCTTCTTGAAAGTGCTGAACAGGAAGAAAGGACAGGAAGGTATTCATTTATAGGGACGGGTCCAGAATTAATTATAAAAGGGAAAAATAATGAGATTGAAATTTATGACAATACAACCGGAGAAAGCAAAAAATTATATAACAACCAACCACTTAAAATAATTGATGAATATCTTAAAAAATTTAAAACACCAATTTTACCACAACTTCCTCCTTTTACAGGTGGTTTTATTGGTTTTATTTCTTATGACTTTATAAGAACAATAGAAAAATTGCCCTCACTTTCTTATGATGACCTGAAAGTTCCTGATTTCATATTTATCCTTTCAAAAGATATCATAGTTTTTGACCATTTCAAAAGAAGAATTTTACTTATTACAAATTTATCAATTGAAAAAGAAAATAAATCATTAAAAAGTTTATATGATGAGGGAATTGAAAAATTAGAAAAGATGAAAGTAAAATTAGAAAAGCCACTTTATATGGTTGAACCATTAAAGAAAAAGCAAATAACAAAAGAATTTAAAAGCAATTTTTCACAGAAGCAATTTTTAGAAAGTGTAAAAAAAATAAAAAAATATATAAAAAATGGAGATATAATTCAATGTGTTCCTTCTCAAAGGTGGGAAAAAAAATTGGATACACAACCATTAAATATTTATAGAAGTTTAAGGATGATTAATCCTTCTACATATATGTTCTTTTTACAGATGGAGGATACAAATTTAATTGGTTCTTCTCCGGAAATTCTTGTAAGACAGGAAGGAACAAAAGCAATTTTAAGACCAATTGCAGGAACAAGAAAAAGGGGTAAAGATGAAAAAGAAGATAAAAAACTTGAAAATCAACTAATAAATGATGAAAAAGAAAAGGCAGAACATATAATGCTTGTTGATTTAGGAAGAAATGACCTTGGAAAGGTCTGTATTCCAGGTAGTGTTAAAGTTACTGACTTTATGAAAATAGAAAAATATTCTCATGTTATGCATCTTGTTTCAAATATTGAAGGAATTATAAAAAAAGGTAAGAGTCCGATAGACCTTTTAATATCAACTTTTCCTGCTGGAACAGTAACAGGGGCACCTAAAATAAGGGCAATGGAGATAATAGAAGAAATTGAGCCAACAAGAAGAGGACCTTATGCAGGAGCAGTTGGATATTTTAGTTTTCAGAAAAATATGGATTTTTGTATTACAATAAGAACTATTGTTATTTCAAAAGAAAAAGCATATATTCAAGCAGGTGCAGGAATTGTTGCTGATTCAATACCTACAAGAGAATATTATGAAACAATAAATAAAAGTAAAGGTCCAATGGAGGCGTATGAGATTTCAGGGGAAATATAA
- a CDS encoding HU family DNA-binding protein, producing the protein MNKGQLVDEVAKVVCSKKEAVAAVDAVIEAIKKALKKGDVVTLVGFGTFKVAKRKARTGRNPQTGATIKIPAKKVPVFRPGSELKEAVK; encoded by the coding sequence ATGAATAAAGGACAATTGGTAGATGAAGTCGCAAAAGTTGTTTGCTCAAAAAAAGAAGCAGTTGCAGCCGTTGATGCTGTTATAGAAGCAATTAAAAAGGCGTTGAAGAAAGGAGATGTTGTTACATTGGTGGGATTTGGGACATTTAAAGTAGCAAAAAGAAAAGCAAGAACAGGAAGAAATCCTCAAACAGGTGCAACAATTAAAATTCCAGCCAAGAAAGTTCCTGTTTTCAGACCAGGAAGTGAATTGAAAGAAGCAGTAAAGTAA
- the ispG gene encoding flavodoxin-dependent (E)-4-hydroxy-3-methylbut-2-enyl-diphosphate synthase: protein MIRKNTRKIKIGNIYVGGDSPVIIQGMTKVPTSNISFLLKESKKLENEGAEIIRISILNEKDTDSIKVLKKEIKVPIVADIHYNKKLALYSIEKGIDKIRINPGNMKRNDLKEIIKQAKNKNIPIRIGINSGSIKVKRSLVENVIEKTTETTKFFQDNDFNDIIISAKTPFVKETIEIYRKLAEKFNYPLHLGITEAGKGYMAESKSILGIGILLNEGIGDTIRVSLTESSVKEIKIAQSILQALGLRRFEPEIISCPTCGRIQVALFDVLKKVEKEILRLNKKYPFVKNLKIAVMGCSVNGPGEAKQADIGIAGGVGKFAFFKKGIIIGTYKKEEIINKLIKEIIKMEEKNGRKRN from the coding sequence ATGATAAGAAAAAACACAAGAAAAATAAAAATTGGTAATATTTATGTTGGTGGAGATAGTCCAGTTATTATTCAGGGGATGACAAAAGTTCCAACTTCAAATATTTCCTTTTTATTAAAAGAAAGCAAAAAACTTGAAAATGAGGGAGCAGAGATTATCAGAATATCTATTCTTAATGAAAAGGATACTGACTCAATAAAGGTTCTAAAAAAAGAAATAAAAGTTCCAATTGTTGCGGATATTCATTATAATAAGAAACTTGCTCTTTATTCAATTGAAAAAGGGATTGATAAAATAAGAATAAATCCTGGGAATATGAAGAGAAATGATTTAAAAGAGATTATAAAACAGGCAAAAAATAAAAATATCCCAATAAGAATAGGAATAAACTCGGGTTCAATTAAAGTTAAAAGATCTCTTGTAGAAAATGTAATTGAAAAGACAACAGAAACCACAAAATTTTTTCAGGATAATGATTTTAATGATATTATTATTTCTGCAAAAACCCCGTTTGTAAAAGAAACAATAGAAATTTATAGAAAATTGGCAGAAAAATTTAATTATCCCTTACATTTAGGAATAACAGAAGCAGGTAAAGGGTACATGGCAGAAAGTAAATCAATTCTTGGTATTGGTATTCTTCTAAATGAAGGTATTGGTGACACAATTCGTGTTTCATTAACAGAAAGTTCTGTAAAAGAAATAAAAATTGCTCAATCAATTTTACAGGCATTGGGGTTAAGAAGGTTTGAGCCAGAAATTATTTCCTGTCCGACATGTGGTAGAATTCAGGTAGCCCTTTTTGATGTTTTAAAAAAAGTTGAAAAAGAGATTTTGAGATTGAATAAAAAATATCCCTTTGTTAAAAATTTAAAAATTGCAGTTATGGGATGCAGTGTAAATGGCCCAGGAGAAGCAAAACAGGCAGATATTGGAATAGCAGGAGGTGTTGGGAAATTTGCTTTTTTTAAAAAGGGTATTATAATTGGGACATATAAAAAAGAAGAAATTATAAATAAATTGATAAAAGAAATTATTAAAATGGAGGAGAAAAATGGAAGAAAAAGAAATTAG
- a CDS encoding NYN domain-containing protein, which produces MKYLIDGYNVIKSSYLGKEGDLKGKLSLYQILDNYKANHLSVIFSVVLDGFNTSDFPFLRDKRIKTFFSGEITADEYIKKILEKGKRNEEITVVSDDKQVQISSKLFGCNVMSVDTFLNTVNPKGNNKPKGPIEKKISYSKKKKIEEELKNYYELRKNT; this is translated from the coding sequence ATGAAATACTTAATTGATGGTTATAATGTTATTAAAAGTTCATATTTAGGGAAAGAAGGGGACTTAAAGGGGAAATTGTCACTTTATCAAATCCTTGATAATTATAAAGCAAACCATCTATCTGTAATTTTTTCTGTTGTATTGGATGGTTTTAATACATCTGATTTCCCTTTTTTAAGAGATAAAAGAATAAAAACATTCTTTTCTGGTGAGATAACAGCAGATGAATATATTAAAAAAATACTTGAAAAAGGAAAAAGAAATGAAGAAATAACAGTTGTTTCAGATGATAAACAGGTTCAAATATCATCTAAACTTTTTGGATGTAATGTTATGTCAGTTGATACATTTCTGAATACTGTAAATCCAAAAGGAAATAATAAGCCAAAAGGTCCAATAGAAAAAAAAATAAGTTATAGTAAAAAAAAGAAAATAGAGGAGGAATTAAAAAACTATTATGAACTACGAAAAAATACTTAA
- a CDS encoding aminodeoxychorismate/anthranilate synthase component II, with protein MVLLIDNYDSFVYNLYQYIGELGEKIVVYRNDKIKIEEIKKIAPSRIIISPGPGRPENAGVSCEIIEKFAGQIPILGVCLGHQCIGYVFGGKIIGAQKLMHGKTSQIYHKGKNIYKNLKNPFQATRYHSLIIEKKSIPSVLEIDAWSEDEEIMGIRHKNYKIYGVQFHPESILTEEGKKLIKNFLDI; from the coding sequence ATGGTTCTTTTAATAGATAATTATGATTCATTTGTGTACAATCTTTATCAATATATTGGAGAATTAGGCGAAAAGATAGTTGTTTATAGAAATGATAAAATAAAAATAGAAGAAATAAAGAAAATTGCACCTTCAAGAATAATTATATCTCCTGGACCGGGCAGACCTGAAAATGCAGGAGTTTCCTGTGAAATAATTGAAAAATTTGCCGGACAAATTCCAATTTTAGGCGTTTGTTTAGGACACCAATGTATTGGGTATGTCTTTGGTGGGAAAATTATTGGAGCACAAAAATTGATGCATGGAAAAACATCACAGATATATCATAAAGGCAAAAACATTTATAAAAATTTGAAAAATCCATTTCAAGCAACAAGATACCATTCACTTATAATAGAAAAAAAGTCAATTCCTTCTGTTTTAGAAATTGATGCATGGAGTGAAGATGAAGAAATTATGGGAATAAGGCATAAAAATTATAAAATTTATGGAGTGCAATTTCATCCTGAATCAATTTTAACAGAAGAAGGGAAAAAACTAATAAAAAACTTTTTAGATATTTAA
- the trxB gene encoding thioredoxin-disulfide reductase, whose product MEKEIYIIGAGPAGITAGIYALRSKIKTTIIEKFSPGGNMLITETIENYPGFPDGINGLELAERMKKQFLNLGGEIITKEVVDIDFKKDRKTIFLSDGKFIDTDVFIIATGSSRKKLGVKGEDVFIGKGVSYCAVCDGFFFKNKNIAVIGGGDSALKEAIYLTRFVNRCYLVHRREQFRGSKYLQELIENNEKISPIVPFVVEEIIGKEKVEYLLLRNTKTDEKMELKVDGIFISVGQKPNVEFLKGKLKSNPSGYLIVNEKMETSTKGVFACGDVIKKDLYQIITACGEGAIAAFFAEKYLDSLD is encoded by the coding sequence ATGGAAAAAGAAATATATATAATTGGAGCAGGACCAGCAGGTATTACAGCAGGAATTTATGCTTTAAGAAGCAAAATAAAAACAACAATAATAGAAAAATTTTCTCCTGGTGGAAATATGTTAATTACAGAGACAATAGAGAACTATCCTGGTTTTCCAGATGGTATAAATGGACTTGAACTCGCAGAAAGGATGAAAAAACAATTTTTAAATTTAGGAGGAGAAATAATTACAAAAGAAGTAGTTGATATTGACTTTAAAAAAGACAGAAAAACAATTTTTCTTTCAGATGGTAAATTTATTGATACAGATGTATTTATAATTGCAACAGGGAGTTCAAGAAAAAAATTAGGGGTAAAAGGAGAAGATGTTTTTATAGGTAAGGGTGTTTCCTATTGTGCTGTATGTGATGGATTTTTCTTTAAAAACAAAAATATCGCTGTTATTGGTGGAGGGGATTCTGCCTTAAAAGAAGCAATTTATCTTACAAGATTTGTTAATAGGTGTTATTTAGTTCACAGAAGAGAACAGTTCAGAGGTTCAAAATATCTTCAAGAACTGATTGAAAATAATGAAAAAATTTCCCCAATTGTTCCTTTTGTTGTTGAAGAAATTATAGGTAAAGAAAAAGTTGAATATCTCTTATTAAGAAATACAAAAACAGATGAAAAAATGGAATTAAAAGTTGATGGTATTTTTATTTCAGTTGGGCAGAAACCAAATGTTGAATTTTTAAAAGGAAAACTTAAATCAAATCCATCTGGATATTTAATAGTAAATGAAAAAATGGAGACATCTACAAAAGGTGTTTTTGCCTGTGGTGATGTTATAAAGAAGGATTTATATCAAATAATAACTGCCTGTGGAGAAGGAGCAATCGCTGCCTTTTTTGCTGAAAAATATCTTGATTCTCTTGATTAA
- a CDS encoding ferredoxin, producing MRVKIDESLCTGCGLCVDICPEIFEMEDDVSNVKIKEISSDLEEKVKEAAESCPVEAIIIEE from the coding sequence GTGAGAGTAAAAATTGATGAAAGTTTATGCACTGGTTGTGGTCTTTGTGTGGATATTTGTCCAGAGATTTTTGAGATGGAAGACGATGTTTCAAATGTAAAAATAAAAGAAATTTCATCTGATTTAGAAGAAAAAGTTAAAGAAGCAGCAGAGAGTTGTCCAGTTGAAGCAATAATTATTGAGGAATAA